One genomic region from Flagellimonas oceani encodes:
- a CDS encoding dienelactone hydrolase family protein, which translates to MIQTNNFSYADDGQSYLGIVAHDDSIQGKRPVVLVAHTWAGQSQFETDKAIELAKLGYLALAIDVYGEGKRAKNAGEAEELMNEVVADRQKLLDRIILAFNSIKEHDLADPENVGIIGFCFGGKCALDLARSGADFKGAVSFHGLLDPNGLEQEEEIKAKVLVLHGWEDPMAFPKDVVSLGYELTDRNAVWEMDVFGGTGHAFTNPNANAPDDGMMYNPLASDRSWLRMANFFQEVFAG; encoded by the coding sequence ATGATTCAAACCAACAATTTTAGCTATGCGGACGATGGGCAATCTTATTTGGGAATTGTCGCCCATGATGATAGCATTCAAGGAAAACGCCCCGTGGTATTGGTCGCCCATACATGGGCAGGACAATCACAATTTGAAACGGATAAGGCCATTGAGCTGGCCAAACTTGGTTATCTGGCATTGGCCATTGATGTTTATGGCGAGGGAAAAAGAGCCAAAAATGCAGGTGAGGCCGAAGAGCTCATGAACGAAGTGGTGGCCGATCGCCAAAAATTGCTCGACCGAATAATTCTCGCATTCAACAGTATAAAGGAACATGATTTAGCAGACCCAGAAAATGTAGGGATCATTGGATTCTGTTTTGGAGGAAAATGTGCATTGGACCTCGCCCGTTCCGGAGCCGACTTTAAGGGCGCTGTTTCCTTTCATGGACTTTTGGATCCCAATGGATTGGAACAGGAAGAGGAAATCAAAGCAAAAGTATTGGTCCTGCACGGTTGGGAAGACCCCATGGCATTTCCCAAAGATGTGGTTTCCTTAGGGTATGAACTGACCGATAGAAATGCCGTATGGGAAATGGATGTTTTTGGCGGAACGGGACATGCCTTTACCAACCCCAACGCCAATGCTCCAGATGATGGCATGATGTACAACCCACTGGCCAGCGACCGTTCCTGGTTGAGGATGGCCAACTTTTTCCAAGAAGTCTTCGCAGGTTGA
- a CDS encoding TonB-dependent receptor, producing the protein MNFKIAQQIQKLSFLCILLLGLQGKSQESIKGKVVDATDGQPLAGAQIVLSPSQKGTLTDEFGYFQIDTGRDDNSLSVRYLGYEGQEVSISNNNDLGTLALKRSNTTLSEVIVSASPKNFKNDFKGSNFRINPVSLKNINPLSTEEVLRTIPGVNIVGDMGLSNRPNISIRGSWGRRSKKVLLMEDGTPAAPAPYIAPGAYYNPVSDRITSIEVYKGADLLRYGPNNMYGAVNYITALPPQKPTLRLKLTGGQRNYTSGLFSYGGTWNDIGGLVEGVYKKFDGFTDNSSVEILNLNAKIFAKLSDSQSLYFKVSGQFEDNQASLSSQTPFTFETDPTQNPLDADQFTMRRYGVDIIHKWLPNDDLSFTTKVYASDFERDWWRQVTAKVRASEVQDYVGDEIFNARYGYLSGRTFDDEDYVIVGRVTSGQESTTDSRWIYRVSGIKETVDVSWEAFGAPSAFEGSINLHHETFKDVFLEADNSRWARYGTATKDLWYRLWSANGYVRNEFNFGKVGVTPILRFEHVDMFRQDLLGLAQNPDLESTIEGREPNVYNQFLPGITVDYDYGEGEFYGSLYQGMIAPSKVFGFLVEQNGVVTNPLAGQSINIEPELSWNKEIGWRGSLWNNFIQGQLTYFHNAGRNFYAGGRNEVFTELGKIDVQGIEMGINVELLNTKGHQLHFMGNVTYMRSKVKSGKLEDRDLFSQVIHGTDTQNEYVSMVNSNRDAYEIYVDNGGGENLLTEQTIDASQFGSITRSVVTFGDGGLSNTEAPYTPNINMSLGLNYDWKELSSGFNVHHVGKQYTEFHNFVNESPDGAIGQLPSYTTIDAFVNYDLTIGKKIDATIFVNGKNITDNIYRASRLNRATSGLFGGGFRQIIFGINMKI; encoded by the coding sequence ATGAACTTTAAGATTGCCCAACAAATTCAAAAATTATCATTCTTATGTATTTTACTCCTTGGTCTTCAAGGAAAGAGTCAGGAAAGTATCAAGGGCAAAGTAGTCGATGCCACAGATGGCCAACCCTTGGCCGGTGCACAAATAGTGCTCAGCCCAAGTCAAAAGGGAACCCTGACCGATGAGTTTGGTTACTTCCAAATAGATACGGGTAGAGATGATAATTCTCTTAGTGTAAGGTATTTGGGGTATGAGGGCCAGGAGGTTTCCATATCAAACAACAATGATTTGGGTACTCTGGCATTAAAAAGGTCCAACACCACATTGAGCGAGGTAATCGTAAGTGCGTCCCCAAAAAATTTTAAAAATGATTTTAAGGGAAGCAATTTCAGAATCAATCCCGTTTCATTAAAAAATATAAATCCGTTGAGTACCGAGGAGGTGCTCCGGACGATTCCCGGGGTAAATATAGTTGGGGACATGGGCTTGTCCAACCGACCGAACATCAGTATTCGGGGTTCTTGGGGACGCCGTTCCAAAAAGGTTCTTTTAATGGAAGATGGTACACCGGCGGCCCCGGCACCGTACATAGCTCCTGGCGCCTACTATAATCCGGTGAGCGATCGTATCACCTCCATCGAAGTGTATAAGGGGGCAGATCTGCTACGGTACGGACCCAACAATATGTACGGTGCCGTTAACTACATTACCGCGCTACCGCCTCAAAAGCCCACTTTACGGCTTAAATTGACAGGTGGCCAGCGAAACTATACCTCAGGGCTGTTTTCCTATGGCGGAACTTGGAACGATATCGGAGGTTTGGTAGAAGGTGTTTACAAAAAGTTTGATGGATTTACTGATAACTCCTCGGTAGAGATTTTGAATCTGAACGCAAAAATATTCGCCAAACTGTCCGACAGCCAATCACTTTATTTTAAGGTGAGCGGGCAGTTCGAGGATAATCAGGCCTCTTTGAGCTCGCAGACACCGTTCACATTTGAAACCGACCCGACCCAAAATCCATTGGATGCTGACCAATTTACCATGAGACGCTATGGTGTCGACATTATCCATAAATGGTTGCCCAATGATGATTTGAGCTTCACTACAAAAGTATATGCTTCGGATTTTGAACGTGATTGGTGGCGTCAGGTCACTGCCAAGGTCAGGGCATCGGAAGTCCAGGATTATGTAGGCGATGAAATTTTTAATGCTAGATATGGATATCTATCAGGAAGAACATTTGATGATGAAGACTATGTTATTGTTGGTCGGGTGACCAGCGGGCAGGAAAGCACCACGGACAGTCGTTGGATCTATCGTGTTTCGGGTATCAAAGAGACCGTTGATGTATCATGGGAAGCCTTTGGGGCTCCAAGTGCTTTCGAAGGAAGCATCAATCTGCACCACGAAACATTTAAGGACGTTTTCTTGGAAGCGGACAACTCGAGATGGGCCAGGTATGGAACCGCCACCAAAGATTTGTGGTACAGGTTGTGGTCTGCCAATGGTTATGTTCGCAATGAGTTCAATTTTGGAAAAGTTGGGGTGACTCCCATTCTCCGTTTTGAACATGTGGATATGTTTCGGCAAGACCTTTTGGGATTAGCTCAAAACCCAGATTTGGAAAGTACCATAGAAGGCAGGGAACCCAATGTGTACAATCAATTTTTGCCTGGAATTACGGTGGATTATGACTATGGGGAGGGTGAATTTTACGGTAGTTTGTACCAAGGTATGATCGCTCCATCCAAAGTTTTCGGGTTTTTAGTGGAACAAAATGGTGTTGTTACCAATCCTTTGGCGGGCCAGAGCATTAATATTGAACCGGAATTGAGCTGGAACAAGGAAATTGGTTGGCGAGGCAGCCTATGGAACAATTTTATCCAAGGACAATTGACCTATTTTCACAATGCGGGCAGAAATTTTTATGCCGGGGGGCGCAACGAGGTGTTCACTGAGTTGGGGAAAATTGATGTCCAAGGTATCGAAATGGGGATCAATGTAGAGCTTTTAAACACAAAAGGTCATCAATTGCATTTTATGGGCAATGTTACCTATATGCGATCAAAAGTGAAATCGGGCAAGTTGGAGGATAGGGACCTTTTTTCTCAGGTTATACATGGTACAGATACACAGAACGAGTATGTGTCCATGGTAAATTCCAATAGAGATGCCTACGAGATATACGTGGACAACGGGGGAGGGGAAAACTTGCTGACCGAACAGACCATCGATGCTTCGCAATTTGGTAGTATTACCCGTAGCGTAGTCACTTTTGGTGATGGAGGATTGTCAAATACAGAGGCTCCCTATACGCCCAATATTAATATGAGCTTGGGCCTAAATTACGATTGGAAAGAATTATCCAGTGGTTTTAATGTGCACCATGTGGGCAAACAGTACACGGAATTTCACAATTTTGTAAATGAGTCTCCTGATGGCGCCATCGGTCAGTTACCTTCCTATACTACCATAGATGCATTCGTGAACTACGATTTGACCATTGGTAAAAAAATCGATGCCACCATATTTGTAAACGGAAAGAACATTACGGATAATATATATAGGGCTTCACGTTTGAACAGGGCCACTTCGGGATTGTTCGGAGGCGGTTTCAGACAGATTATTTTTGGAATCAATATGAAGATTTAA
- a CDS encoding RNA polymerase sigma factor translates to MNKELEHRFVTELEDNQNIVHKVCSLYTNDKDSHNDLFQEITIQLWKAYPKFRGDAKFSTWMYRVALNTAITLYRKSKKRVKTQDFDSVLYKIKATDYDDTEERQLKLMYDAVKQLGDIDKALVFLYLEDKDYSEIAETLGISEVNARVKMSRVKNKLRTILNP, encoded by the coding sequence GTGAACAAAGAACTGGAACATCGTTTTGTGACGGAACTTGAGGACAATCAGAACATTGTCCATAAGGTATGTAGTCTATATACCAACGACAAGGACTCGCATAACGATCTGTTCCAAGAAATCACTATTCAGTTGTGGAAAGCATACCCAAAGTTTCGGGGAGATGCCAAGTTTAGCACATGGATGTACCGTGTTGCATTGAATACGGCCATAACGTTGTACAGAAAATCGAAGAAAAGGGTAAAGACCCAAGACTTTGATTCGGTCCTTTATAAAATCAAGGCCACTGACTATGATGATACGGAGGAACGACAATTAAAATTGATGTACGACGCAGTAAAACAACTTGGCGATATTGATAAGGCCTTGGTCTTCCTTTACCTGGAGGACAAGGATTACTCAGAAATAGCCGAAACTTTGGGAATTTCCGAAGTAAATGCACGAGTGAAGATGAGCAGGGTGAAAAATAAATTAAGAACTATATTAAATCCGTGA
- a CDS encoding stage II sporulation protein M — translation MREAAFVRQNKDKWAAFENALINKGQLHPDELSDLYIEITDHLSYAKTFYPGSNTQIYLNTLASQAHQKIYKTKRESRNRIVHFWKTEFPTMFKQHHRELLISFLVFAFFVIVGAFSSANEGDFVRSILGNGYVNMTLENIEKGDPMAVYKEQGAFNMFLGITINNIKVAIYAFAFGIFLGVGTLYIMLQNGIMLGSFQYFFYEKGLLWESARTIWIHGTIEISVIIIAGCAGLVLANGILFPGTYTRLESFKQGVKNGLKIMVSTVPFFIIAGFLEGFVTRHTEMPDWLAIFIILASLFLIIFYYIIYPYQIHRKTTYAETQ, via the coding sequence ATGCGCGAGGCCGCTTTTGTAAGGCAAAATAAGGATAAATGGGCCGCTTTTGAAAATGCCCTGATCAATAAGGGCCAACTTCATCCTGATGAGCTTTCGGATCTGTATATCGAGATTACCGACCACCTAAGTTACGCAAAGACCTTTTACCCCGGCAGCAACACCCAAATTTACTTGAATACGCTCGCTTCGCAAGCGCATCAAAAAATATATAAGACCAAACGGGAATCCAGAAACCGTATTGTACATTTTTGGAAAACGGAGTTCCCCACCATGTTTAAACAGCATCACCGGGAATTGCTCATTTCTTTTTTGGTATTTGCATTTTTTGTGATCGTGGGTGCGTTCTCCTCGGCCAACGAGGGTGACTTTGTGCGCTCCATTCTGGGCAACGGCTATGTAAACATGACCTTGGAGAATATTGAAAAAGGAGACCCGATGGCCGTTTACAAGGAGCAGGGAGCCTTTAATATGTTCTTGGGAATTACCATAAACAATATAAAAGTGGCCATTTACGCCTTTGCCTTCGGTATTTTTTTGGGTGTGGGCACACTGTACATCATGCTGCAGAACGGCATTATGTTAGGGAGTTTTCAGTACTTTTTTTACGAGAAGGGACTGCTGTGGGAATCCGCCAGAACCATTTGGATCCATGGTACCATAGAAATCTCTGTGATCATTATTGCCGGCTGTGCCGGACTGGTGTTGGCCAACGGTATTCTTTTCCCCGGAACCTATACCCGTTTGGAATCCTTTAAACAAGGAGTCAAAAACGGGCTCAAAATTATGGTAAGTACCGTGCCTTTTTTTATTATTGCCGGTTTTTTGGAAGGCTTTGTCACACGACATACCGAAATGCCGGACTGGTTGGCCATTTTCATTATCTTGGCATCGTTGTTCCTGATTATTTTTTACTACATCATATATCCATACCAAATCCATAGAAAAACCACTTATGCAGAGACCCAATAA
- a CDS encoding RDD family protein produces MEQFQIETAQNITINQNTSHLGERMLAYIIDSFIIVVYTILVFVFLASLDIDMGDQWAFYLILSLPAFLYYLLFETLMDGRTIGKGAMNLRVVKLDGSKPNFGNYFVRWALRIIDVGITSGGAAVLTILVRGKGQRIGDIAAGTTVISEKKRVSLKDTLLRELPEDYRPTFPQVTVFKDQEMRTIKELYDKARLNGNHNVIVSLDKRIKEVLGVQTVLKPLEFVDVIINDYNYYTQKM; encoded by the coding sequence ATGGAACAATTTCAAATAGAAACGGCCCAAAATATAACCATCAATCAAAATACCTCTCACCTTGGAGAGCGGATGTTGGCCTATATTATTGATAGCTTTATCATTGTGGTCTACACTATCCTGGTTTTTGTTTTTTTGGCATCCCTCGACATCGATATGGGGGATCAATGGGCATTCTACCTGATACTTTCCCTTCCGGCGTTTTTGTATTATCTACTTTTCGAGACCTTAATGGATGGGAGAACCATAGGAAAGGGCGCCATGAACCTTCGGGTGGTGAAATTGGACGGTTCCAAACCCAACTTTGGCAATTATTTTGTTCGATGGGCACTTCGGATCATCGATGTGGGAATCACCTCAGGTGGTGCGGCCGTACTTACCATCTTGGTTCGCGGCAAAGGGCAACGGATAGGTGATATTGCCGCAGGAACCACGGTCATTAGTGAAAAAAAGCGGGTATCCTTAAAAGATACCTTGCTCAGGGAACTGCCCGAAGATTACAGACCGACATTTCCGCAGGTCACTGTTTTTAAGGATCAGGAAATGCGTACCATAAAAGAGCTGTACGATAAGGCCAGACTCAATGGAAACCACAACGTTATTGTTTCTTTGGACAAGCGCATTAAGGAAGTGTTGGGCGTACAGACCGTATTGAAGCCCCTCGAATTTGTGGATGTGATCATAAACGATTACAACTATTACACCCAAAAGATGTAA
- a CDS encoding DUF4350 domain-containing protein encodes MSRKGWIYITIGILTLAALFALEYNKPKKINWFPSYVSHHKIPYGTYVLNDLMEKYFPDAVQQIQKPPFEFLSRTDSVKGTYFFVNETVSFEKAELNTILEWVDQGNQLFVASSSFETKLLDTLNLKQRFVYNDGQLEPIFYFELVNPAFKNKKVKFTKDYYTPSFDQLDTLRTTVLGQVYTTADSTGTLTKHANTIKQPFGKGEIVLSSFPKAFTNYFILKDDNSEYTAGLLSYLDRSETIYMDNFHKSGKSFYTSPMYLFLNTEEFKWAYYLILIGAIVYIIFEGKRKQRAIPVVSPVKNQTLAFTRTIADMYFEKKELHLITKHKIDYFLEYLRSRLYVTTQDLEDETFLRNLALRSNSTLEEVKNLLGMITKLRAKQHITEEELKNLNKKIEAFKANVDGK; translated from the coding sequence ATGTCTAGAAAAGGTTGGATATACATAACAATAGGTATTTTGACCTTGGCGGCCTTGTTCGCTTTGGAGTACAACAAACCAAAAAAAATCAATTGGTTCCCCTCTTATGTTTCCCATCATAAAATACCCTACGGAACTTATGTGCTGAACGATTTGATGGAAAAATATTTCCCAGATGCCGTCCAACAAATCCAAAAACCTCCTTTTGAATTTCTCAGTCGAACCGACTCCGTCAAAGGCACCTATTTTTTCGTAAACGAGACAGTATCTTTTGAAAAAGCAGAGCTTAATACCATTTTGGAATGGGTAGATCAAGGGAACCAACTATTTGTAGCCTCAAGTTCCTTCGAGACAAAATTATTGGACACCCTAAATTTAAAACAGCGATTTGTTTACAATGATGGCCAGTTGGAACCCATTTTTTATTTTGAATTGGTCAATCCTGCCTTTAAAAACAAAAAGGTAAAGTTTACCAAAGATTATTACACCCCCAGTTTCGACCAGTTGGATACCTTACGCACCACGGTTCTCGGTCAGGTATACACCACTGCCGATAGTACGGGTACCTTGACCAAACATGCCAACACCATAAAACAACCGTTCGGCAAAGGGGAAATCGTGTTGTCCAGCTTCCCAAAGGCCTTCACCAATTATTTTATACTCAAGGACGATAATAGCGAATATACAGCGGGACTGCTATCCTATTTGGACCGAAGCGAAACCATCTATATGGACAACTTCCATAAATCGGGAAAATCATTTTACACTTCGCCCATGTACCTGTTCCTGAACACCGAGGAGTTTAAATGGGCCTATTACCTCATCCTGATCGGAGCCATCGTTTACATTATTTTTGAAGGAAAACGTAAACAACGTGCCATTCCCGTAGTGTCCCCGGTAAAAAACCAAACCTTGGCCTTTACCCGCACCATTGCCGATATGTATTTTGAAAAAAAGGAGCTACATCTGATCACCAAACATAAAATTGATTACTTTTTGGAATATCTCAGGTCCAGATTGTATGTGACGACCCAAGACCTGGAAGATGAAACATTTTTGAGAAACTTGGCCCTGCGGAGCAACTCAACATTGGAAGAGGTGAAAAATTTACTGGGGATGATTACCAAACTCAGGGCAAAACAACATATTACCGAAGAAGAACTGAAGAATCTCAATAAAAAAATAGAAGCATTTAAAGCAAACGTTGATGGAAAATAA
- a CDS encoding NUDIX hydrolase codes for MDFNEFYELALKLKNLPLPGEESHNKMSPQLRIQWLKNNRVQDANPKRAGVMALFYPDAEHETRLLLILRKVYQGVHSNQIGFPGGKVEQIDKDLMDTALRETHEEVGVLPNEVEVVKELSEVYIPPSNFLMRPFIGLYPNPRPFVKEDYEVESLVEVHLKDFMDDSNHIKEILTTSYAKNIDVPAFKLNGYTVWGATAMVLSEIKELLRQVL; via the coding sequence ATGGATTTTAATGAATTTTACGAACTCGCTTTAAAATTAAAAAATCTCCCACTTCCAGGAGAGGAATCCCATAATAAAATGTCCCCACAGCTCCGAATCCAATGGTTGAAGAACAATAGGGTTCAGGATGCCAACCCCAAAAGGGCAGGGGTAATGGCATTGTTTTACCCTGATGCGGAACACGAAACCCGACTGCTTTTGATCCTACGAAAGGTGTATCAGGGCGTGCATTCCAACCAAATTGGGTTTCCGGGCGGTAAAGTGGAACAAATTGATAAGGATCTAATGGATACCGCCCTGCGAGAAACACATGAGGAAGTCGGCGTTTTACCGAACGAGGTCGAGGTGGTCAAGGAGTTGAGCGAAGTGTACATTCCGCCAAGTAATTTTTTAATGAGACCGTTCATTGGACTTTATCCCAATCCCCGCCCATTTGTGAAAGAAGATTACGAGGTTGAAAGCCTTGTGGAGGTGCATCTCAAGGATTTTATGGACGATTCCAACCATATCAAAGAGATTTTGACGACTTCTTATGCAAAAAACATAGATGTACCCGCCTTTAAATTAAATGGTTACACGGTTTGGGGCGCCACGGCTATGGTATTGAGTGAAATCAAGGAGCTATTGCGTCAAGTCCTTTAA
- a CDS encoding trimeric intracellular cation channel family protein, translating into MLYQTIDILGTIAFAISGVLVAMEKRLDLFGVFIIAFVTAIGGGTLRDLLIGNTPVGWMHDLTYVVTIFVSVVFAIIFVNKLKYLRKSLFLFDTIGIGLYTMVGVEKGLEAELLPVICIFLGTMTACFGGVIRDILCNEIPVIFRKEIYATACILGALSYFLIIQFPVKDEYAYIAAIFVVILLRLLAVRFKISLPSIYGKQAS; encoded by the coding sequence ATGCTTTACCAGACCATTGATATTTTGGGTACCATCGCCTTTGCCATTTCCGGGGTTTTGGTCGCCATGGAAAAGCGATTGGATTTATTCGGCGTATTCATCATTGCTTTTGTCACCGCTATCGGGGGTGGTACATTGCGCGATCTATTGATCGGGAATACACCGGTAGGTTGGATGCACGACCTGACCTATGTGGTCACGATATTTGTCTCTGTGGTTTTTGCCATCATTTTTGTGAACAAACTCAAATACCTGAGAAAATCTTTGTTTTTGTTCGATACGATCGGAATAGGACTGTATACCATGGTAGGCGTGGAAAAGGGGCTCGAAGCTGAACTTTTACCTGTAATCTGCATATTTTTGGGCACTATGACGGCCTGTTTTGGAGGTGTTATACGAGATATACTCTGTAATGAAATTCCAGTGATATTTCGCAAAGAGATTTATGCCACAGCCTGTATTTTGGGAGCCCTGAGCTATTTTTTGATCATACAGTTCCCCGTAAAGGATGAATATGCCTACATCGCGGCTATTTTTGTGGTGATCTTGCTGAGGTTGTTGGCCGTTCGCTTCAAGATAAGTCTCCCCAGTATTTACGGGAAACAAGCCTCTTAA
- a CDS encoding lysophospholipid acyltransferase family protein, whose protein sequence is MGLFKKNPFGHILFLKRWLIRIAGMMTHQRYKGFNTLEIEGSQIIRDLPESNVLFVSNHQTYFADVVAMFHVFNASLKGRDDNIKNLGYLWNPKLNIYYVAAKETMGKSLLTKVLAYAGSISIERTWRADGQNVNRQVKFSDISNIGKALDDGWVITFPQGTTTPWKPLRKGTAHIIKKYKPVVVPVVIDGFRRSFDKKGLRVKKKGILQSMQIKEPLEIDYDNESIDAILEKLEYAIEQHPSFLKVISEKELLAYEEENQKRRYSYKGKFDA, encoded by the coding sequence ATGGGTCTGTTCAAAAAAAATCCCTTTGGTCATATTTTGTTTTTGAAACGATGGCTGATTCGTATCGCAGGTATGATGACGCACCAACGCTACAAGGGGTTTAACACTTTGGAGATCGAGGGCTCGCAGATAATCCGCGACCTTCCCGAGAGCAATGTTCTTTTTGTAAGCAACCATCAAACTTATTTCGCCGATGTGGTGGCTATGTTCCATGTGTTCAATGCCAGTTTAAAGGGACGGGACGACAATATTAAGAACTTGGGCTATTTATGGAACCCGAAGCTGAACATCTATTATGTGGCGGCCAAGGAGACCATGGGGAAGAGTTTGCTCACAAAGGTTTTGGCCTACGCAGGTTCCATAAGTATTGAAAGAACTTGGAGGGCCGATGGCCAGAATGTGAACCGACAGGTAAAGTTCAGCGATATTTCCAATATAGGCAAAGCATTGGACGATGGCTGGGTAATTACCTTTCCACAGGGAACGACCACCCCATGGAAACCATTGCGAAAAGGTACTGCGCACATCATCAAAAAATATAAGCCCGTTGTGGTACCCGTTGTTATTGATGGGTTCCGACGTTCTTTTGATAAAAAGGGCCTTCGGGTAAAGAAAAAGGGAATCCTCCAATCCATGCAAATAAAAGAGCCTTTGGAAATCGACTACGATAATGAATCCATAGATGCGATCTTGGAGAAATTGGAGTATGCGATCGAGCAACATCCATCATTCCTGAAAGTAATTTCGGAGAAGGAACTTCTTGCCTATGAAGAGGAAAACCAAAAAAGGCGCTACAGTTATAAGGGCAAGTTTGATGCTTAA
- a CDS encoding peptidylprolyl isomerase: MRQSALATTILFLLIVSCGESPKKEKDKVQENIANPDSVAKIQTDTTSIEEEEEEPFLLTEENAIDFFFDYSKKLKKDKVKITTTMGSFTVQLYDDVPYHKANFIYLARQKYFDSTQFHRVVKDFIIQGGNSDDRKTARKRGDIGRYLLPPDANKGHKHHRGTISMPSSERDNPHKLASPYEFFIVVTNPGSYHLDGSYTPFGRVVEGMDVVDAINNVPVGDGDWPWQNIYILKAEVL, from the coding sequence TTGAGACAATCGGCTTTAGCTACAACTATATTATTTCTATTAATCGTTTCCTGCGGAGAATCTCCTAAAAAGGAGAAAGACAAAGTTCAGGAAAATATCGCAAACCCGGACAGTGTTGCAAAAATACAAACGGACACCACTTCAATCGAAGAGGAAGAGGAAGAACCTTTTTTGTTGACCGAGGAAAATGCCATCGATTTCTTTTTTGACTATTCAAAAAAACTTAAAAAGGATAAGGTAAAGATCACCACGACCATGGGAAGCTTTACCGTGCAACTTTATGACGATGTCCCCTATCACAAAGCCAATTTTATCTATTTGGCAAGACAAAAATATTTTGACAGTACCCAGTTTCACCGGGTGGTGAAGGATTTCATTATTCAAGGAGGAAATTCGGACGACCGAAAAACAGCGCGCAAACGTGGCGATATTGGAAGGTATCTGCTCCCACCGGATGCCAACAAAGGGCACAAACACCATCGGGGAACCATTTCCATGCCCAGCAGCGAACGGGACAACCCCCATAAACTGGCCTCCCCTTACGAATTCTTTATTGTGGTCACAAATCCCGGTTCTTATCACTTGGATGGCTCGTACACCCCTTTTGGGCGCGTGGTAGAAGGGATGGACGTAGTGGATGCCATCAATAATGTACCGGTCGGAGATGGCGATTGGCCTTGGCAAAATATATACATACTTAAAGCTGAAGTTTTGTAA
- a CDS encoding DUF4129 domain-containing protein: MLKKLILSYLLLSWTIIFAQNDSIVKYDESDLQPIELNSEDLDTYKNDSDFNYEEVKTENSWWTDIVNWFYNILRRFFEWIFGVGNAEGYLAAFLKILPYLLLALFLYLVIRFFVKSNIMGIGQNKKNPNVVTLSEDEHIIKNEDIQELIKKALTDQNYRLAIRYYYLYILQLLSERDLIDWQQQKTNDDYMAELSESSFKNGFGKATLLYDYVWYGEFELDQERYQKAEQVFSSLKKSITDV; encoded by the coding sequence ATGCTCAAAAAACTGATTTTATCATACCTATTGTTATCGTGGACAATCATTTTTGCCCAAAACGATTCCATTGTCAAGTATGATGAATCGGACCTACAACCTATTGAACTGAATTCGGAAGATCTGGACACTTACAAAAACGATAGTGACTTCAACTACGAAGAAGTAAAAACCGAAAATAGCTGGTGGACGGATATCGTAAATTGGTTCTACAACATTTTACGTCGTTTTTTTGAATGGATATTCGGTGTGGGCAATGCGGAGGGCTATTTAGCCGCCTTTTTAAAGATATTGCCCTATCTCTTACTCGCACTGTTCCTTTATCTGGTGATACGGTTTTTTGTGAAATCCAACATTATGGGAATTGGGCAGAACAAGAAAAACCCGAATGTGGTCACACTTTCGGAGGACGAGCACATCATCAAGAACGAGGACATTCAGGAATTGATCAAAAAAGCGCTGACCGACCAAAATTACAGACTGGCCATCCGATATTATTACCTCTACATCCTTCAATTGCTATCGGAACGGGATTTGATCGATTGGCAACAACAAAAGACCAACGACGACTACATGGCCGAACTGTCCGAAAGTTCGTTTAAAAATGGTTTCGGAAAAGCCACCCTGCTCTACGATTATGTTTGGTACGGAGAATTTGAGCTGGACCAAGAGCGTTATCAAAAGGCCGAACAGGTATTTTCATCCTTAAAAAAATCGATAACAGATGTCTAG